Sequence from the Castanea sativa cultivar Marrone di Chiusa Pesio chromosome 12, ASM4071231v1 genome:
GGCTTATTAAATTGTCTGTCTATCAAAGTAACTCAAGCTTTGTTGAACAGGTTACTGCCATGCCAATTGGACGTCAAGtttagatttcttttttaaactgtATGCATACTAGTAGCATGTAGATTATGATTGCTTTAGGTACATTGGGAGAGTACAAAGGCCCTCTTATAAGATTTTTGATCCTTAATATCTTTTAATAGATTGaattatcatttttgttttcaagttaAAGATGTCTCATGTGAAATCAATGTGCTCCTTTTGCAGGTTCCTATAGATTCTTGTTATATAGGTTCTAACAATTCTGCCTTCCTACAGCAGGTACTGTCTTTAGCACGCATTCTTAATGATTTTTTTGCCAGACTTGAGTTATTATTAGCATCAGCCCTCTGTTTACTTCAGTGATTGCTTTTAATGTTTGTGAATGACAGGCTTCTTACATAACTGGCGGTGTGTATCAGAAACCCCAGCAACTGGATGGGCTCTTTCAATATCTCTCGGTAGGTTGTGTATAATTTTGGCAAAGTTCCTTCAATTTGTAGCCCTGTATCTTGTTCTCTGCTGACTGAGCTTGCTTGTCCTGTACGaacttcataattttttttaaaaatattatgtgaTATTTTAAGACTATTTGGACTATAACATGAAATGTATAAAGGGGAGGCTCAAATTGCATTATCTTCGAGATAAACACTACAATTCTGTCTGTTCGTTGCTAAATTTTCTAATAATCTGATGAACATTTGAAAGAGCTTACTTTCCTGATTATGTATATTGCTGATTACAACTCAGAAAAGTCACTGCAAGCACAAATTAGACTCCATCGATTGAGAGGCATGACATATGACAAATATACGGTGTTCTTTACAACTCTGTTACCTTGCTTATGTTGATTTTCCTGTCTATCAAAATGGGCTACACGATCTACACATTGTTAATTGGTCGTAGGTTAAAATTGGCATTAGTTATAATGTTCTGTGATGCTCTGAAAAAATTTccttgtttttgttgatttcCTGTCTATCAAAAATTGGGGCTACACGATCTACGCATGGTTAACTGGTCATAGGTTAACTTAAAATCGGCATTGGTTATAATGTTCTGTGATGCTTTGTATTGTTGAGAGCATTTCAAAAGAACCATTGCATTGTCAAATAACTTGGTTCTTGAAACctgaaataaaatctaataCTGGTGCCGAATTAGTGAGTTTACTATCATATCACTTGGCCTGTGCATATCTTAAGCTCAGGTTGGCCAAACTTGTGTAGCTCCAATGGGTAAGACTTGGACATGGTTTGTTCAGATTATGTTTCAAAACAGACATTGTTTCTTGTTCAATATGGCCTgctctttttttggttcttcataggttgtttggaTCATTGATATTTGAATTGTAGGTAATATCTCATATCTGGCTCAATAACAATTGGGTATGAAGCCTGCACAAGAGTGAGttcatgagatttttgttgctGTTGAAGGATAATGGTGTCATGACAATGAACTCTCAAAAAGGGACTTGTGTTTGaggaaacaaaaacaagaacaaaaagatAGGACCTAGGAATCACCGCCAagtaatgaaaaaagaaaatttaacatACAAATCACCACCTATGGTTGATTGGAATCACTACCAGGCATTGGAAGATTTAGAAAACTTCCAACCCAAGTTTTATAAATCAATTTATCAACTATTTACAATAGTGAGTCCAAGGGATTTTTAATAAACTCTTAAAGTTACATTCAacatggaaagaaaataaactcaaaatacataagatatgaaaataaaaatcaaatcccTCTAATAGCATCAATCAATGTCAATCACAATCAATCAGGTCCAATAAAATCAGTTAGAATTAATGTGTCCAATTCATTGTTTGCACCAACTCACCCAAGGTGGGAACCTCGTCAAGAGTAGCTCATGGTGGCACAAGATGGATTGTGAACCTTGGACTGGCTGGgacttccttcttcttctctcttttaataGTAAAGGGGTCGGGTGGAAGAGCTTGTGGGGGTTCTTTAATGGGTTGGGTTGTAATCCTTAGAAAACCAAGTGGTGTTGTTTTAAACTTTAGAAAACCAGGTTGAAGGGCTTGGTGGTGGCAGCAGCAAGTTGGCCTCCACTGTAGGCTTTGTTGGCGCCAGCTTGTCTCAACAGCGCTTGGAGATGTTTGGGCTGTGTGACGAAAAGGCCCTTTGTGGTCAAAGTTGATAGCAGGGCGATGGGTTGATGACAGAGCTTCAAGCTGGTTTGGGATGTGTGACGAAAAGACCCTTTGTGGTCAAAGTTGATGACAGAGCTTCAAGCTGGTGGTTTGGTGAGCATGTTCATGGCTAGGGAGGTTTGGCAGCAACAGTGTGGACTGAATAAACAGGGCAATCACAGCTATGGTGGCTGATTGATTGACGACATTTGGGACTATTTGGATTGCTGGTGGTGGTTGGGGTTCTGTTTGTGTTGTGATGTGGGGCAGTTGGCTGCGCTTTTCTATCAGTGCTGTGGATAGTTtgggatttttatttattaatcttttCTGGATAAGTAAATAGTTCAGTGATTAAATGCAAAGGGGCGCAACCCATGTACACAAGATGTATACAAAAGAGAATATTTACCCATGTGCTTAATGTACACCAACATTAAGCACACAAATTACAGTTATCAAGCATCTTAAACATATTGGCACAAGAGAACAGACCAAAAGCATTATTTAAGCCCTGTTAGCATCTTATACCTCAATGATATTCTTGTACATATTAAATCAACCATGGcaacttttattttctgctgTTTCGGTATTTGGTTCAGAACTTCTAGAACTCTTCCGATTAGAAGTGAATATTTATTGTTTGGTTCAACATAATTGATTTGGTTTGAATCAGAAAATTTAGCAAGAACTTGGTGGACCTTTAATAACTTTGAGATGTTTTGCTTCTGAATACCAAACTTCATTCGgattttatataaaaaggtattgATGAAGCTGGCATTCTTTTGTCTTATTGAAGATCTGCCTTTACTATTCGTGATATATATTTTCTGACACTTTTGTTTGTTGTATTTGATCTCTTTGGCCTGTCATGTATATGTGATTATCCTTTTTCCTATTATGTCACTCTTTCTaacttttgtttgttgtttcatGCAGACGGTTTTTGCAACTGATTTGCATTCTCGAGCCTTCCTACAGCTTCCTAAGTCTGTTGGTGTTGACTTCCGTGCCTCGTAAGTCAAAACTCTTAGTCATtcatttgtttctctttatgtTGTTGTTTCATGTTCTTCtggatttttactttttgaaataCCAAAGTCACAGCTTTATGTTTTATTGCTGATCTACTCTATACTGGTGAAGAAAGCTGCATCAACTACTGTTTTTTAGCAACTGTGATTATCCCTTGAATATACTGCCTGTGCTACAACTGACCCTAATTTGATAAatctagtgtgtgtgtgtgtgtgtgtgggggggggggggggggtagaaAATACAAACTGATTAGAAATATATTGTTTCTATGTGCAATGAATTGATTATctgtattattttttacataaagCTAAACATTAGAGGGTAGTTCTCAACTTTTCTTTTGGATCCAGATTGATGAGTTTGTTTGGGTGTCTAATAATAGTGGATACAGCTAACGTACTAGAATGTCACAATGTGTAGTTTTGTCACAATATAACATCTTCCATAAGACCATAGGAAGTGATGAAACAACCCTTGGGTTTCTAATATCAGTCATGATAGTCTGTTTTCTTAATCAAAGCAAAGCCTTCAATCTCATTGTCTATCACTTTGAAGCagtaaaaatcttaatttgtttCCCCATATGTAATATGTATTAGCAATAATTTAGCATACATGCACACTCACACACCCACCTTTTGAATTCCTTGCACCTTATTGAGACTATGAAACTTGCAGGTGCTTTTGCCATAAAAAGACGATAGACATGGGCTACATATGTTCTGTATGCTTGTCCATATTCTGTAAGCATCACAAGAAATGTTCAACCTGTGGGTGAGTAGATTTATCACCTTTTAAGTTGTATTATGATGTTTATGACATGCTGCTTACAATAGTGTCACCGCTCATAATCAAACTAAACCTATTGGTAGTTGTTAAAATAACGgttaagtaattaaattcaccatttcctaacaATCTAAACTTTTCGGACAAGTGATAGTTTACCAAACTAAGTATAAAATCACAAAGAAACTAAAAGAATTTTTTGCTATGAGGATATCCTCAATCCTATCGCAAAAGGCTATCTTTCTGATTAAGCCTGAGATATGGTCTTGAATCATCAGACTTGAGGGTTCAAGGGAGTGAGAAATCTTTTCTGCTTTCCAAAAAGGATATGGGGGATGCCAGTAGCTGGATGGTGAAGCCTATTACAGTTTGTGATGAATTTCTACGTTGAGCTTTTTTCAGGAGTTTGAGATGAAGACAGGagaatttgttagtatattATTTAGTTAGGCATTGTGGAACTGCATGATAGAGTAAGGTAGACAACAACATGAATGGAAAAAATACCATGACTTCATTGCAGGAAGAAATGCTTTACAACCTGAAGGTAAGTTAAAATGAATCAGTGGTTGGGTTTCTGGTGCAAActaagccaaaaataaaaagaaagaaaagagaaaacagTCACTGTAGATTGCTACTCTTGATCTTTGGTGTCACAAAAATAGTTCTCTAGATGAATCAAATTACTTCTGCCTTGGACATCATTAATTTGCCAAATAGTTAttttgggaaaaacaaataacaattgCTCTGCATTTCTGAAAGTTAAGTTCTATCATTGATTTGCCTCTCTTGATTATAATTGTGGCTTTTGGACATCATGCAGGTCAGTATTTGGTCAGGCCCAGTCGGATGTTGCCTCAGCTTCCAATCTTAAGAGAAAGACTCCAGAAACATAATCTTACTCTTCTGCAAGCAGATGTATTTTTAACTATTCATTTTAGGTGATTCATTAGAAGtaaaatgatgtttttgatgCTCTTTCATATATTACAGTCCGATTATTTGTGTTGTTGAACTGGTATGTCTGGTTCGAATTTCCTAGCAATTGGTTTTTTTCAATTGAGCTGTTTGGGAACCAGAAGATATTTGCTGAGACAATTTAGGTATACTGTATACATTACAATTTTGGCCCCTATAGCTAGTAGAGCATATCAGAATTTTGTTTTGAGATGTAGCAACGGTTAATTTTGCATTCAACAAATTGTGCTAAAAGCTAGCGGTTGTACCAAAAGGTACTTGACAATGTTGCACcttgtcttttattttaatcttaggtaatcttttattttaatcttggCAAGTATGTTGCCGCATATGAACATTTGTATGAATTCTACATCTTTTTCTTAATAGATTTTTCCGAACCTTATCAATAACACAATATTTGTACTAAGTTAATGTCGTTAGTGTGGGATGCAATTTATAGTTAAGGAAACATTAGTATCAAGTTTGCAGGAGCGACTGacttgtgttttttatttttatttttccgttTCTTGGGAATGACTTGTGCGTATTCATGTCAATCAaaaggaaaagcaaaaaaataataaagagcaTGAGAAATTGAGAGATGGTCGCATGGCTTCTATCTAGCCTTTACAATCATTTAGGAAAAACATCGGAAGTGGAGGAGTTGAGCTAACTTGACTTCACAAATACAAGAAATCACATTAGAATAACTCTTGGCACGTTGCAATGTGTTGCtggaaagaaataaataacAGACATAATGAATCTTTATGGATGCCAATACGTAGATGGcaatatttttttggggggggggggcgccGGTGCCGCTAGAGATCAATCGAAACAGCAAGTCAATGAAGGAGAACGCCGGTTTCAAAGGCAAATGCTATTCACAATTATGTACAAACAAAATAACCACAGTTGACAGGAAGTGTTGAATCATAAAGTTGATTTTTCTATACACACGCAAGAGGCCAGCATTAATGTGTCCAATTGCAATCATATGGTTCACAGCTATGGAATATCCATATTTAGAGAGCCCTCATAACCACTTTGCTGGTTGTGTGAACACCCAGTGCGGCAAGTTTGAGCACAGCACGAGTCCTATATAACCTGCAACACAAATCCCTTGTCAATGAAGAGATGTCACAAAGACAATACACACTCAAGTCCTTTTTGCTGAGTCAAAGGTTAAGAATTCTATTAGAACACAGCTGAAAGCTATTGTTATTAGGACACATACGCAAAACCTTGCAACTTATCAAACACCGGCGCTATAAATACAGATATTTAACCTGCGGGACTAATAATAAACTTTGCCTCCTAACCACAACTTGGAATTCAGATCATGCAAGTTTCCAGGTTACACACGCACCCAGTATCGGAGGATGAAGTGCTCATTGGCTTTAAAAGGGtctattcattaaaatttaaatgattaaatgtAAAGATGCCATAAAAATCATAATCACTGTCTACACATTGTAATGCATTCAAACATGTAACGAAAGATGAAAGTGATCTCTTGCTCCATTGGTTGATGGATTGTACAACTGTACAAAAAGGTCTTGCAAGTAACTGATTGCATACCTATAGGTACTTAGGAAGTTGGGTTGGTGCGGGTATTGGGGAAGAGAGAAGGACGGATGAtttcagtatatatatattttttgcttgCCAATACTAGTCTTGTGTTTTGATCTTCCATGAAATGCGATGCATAAGATGCATCTGTTGTAAAATACTTTAAATTATGTAACTACAGCAAATATGAAGTGTAATACCATATCTGCATGTTGAAATAGGATAAAAAATAACATTCACCAAAGCATCCTTACtgtatacttaaaaaattaaactcacCCTGCTAGAGCAAGTCCCCAGGTGGACAGGGTATAGAACAGAGTCCCAGCATGCCAAATGCCTAAAACCTTCTCCAGTTTGCTGACACCACCTACTGCCTTTGCAACAGCTGCAAGTTCATAATATCACAAAGATAAGTAACACTGACAATCACTCTTGGCTCACAAGACTACATGCCACGGGAGTAGCCAGAGCCAAGTCAGTCATTCACTATATCTCTGAGAATAATGCGAAATGTTCCAAGTTACACCATCAAACTCAGAAAGTGAGTAACTTGTACACAAGGTATAAGGAACGTTTCTATGGATTTGACATTTAACTAATCCATTAAGTTAATGTTGTACACAAACAAAGCACATACAAACATCTACccaattcattttcttttatggtTGTTAATAAATACTAGAGATTCAGATAACAAAGTTGATTCCAATGAAAATTGGTTTCCTTATCCAGCAACAGAAGATGATTACAAGATAAATCACTTATTACCAAAAAACCCTTACCCACTCCCTatactacaaaataaaaaggttacAATGATAACATATTATATGAAGTTTATGAAGTTTTTGATTAAGAAATCATGATGGAAAAAGCATGCTCAAAAATTTTAGACTGAAAACTTACTTTTTTGCAGCTCTTCTGGTGTCAAATTCTGTAAGCACAAGGAAGCAAATGGTTTTAGATACAATATATTAAATAGTTAAATAGGAATAGGCTTTGGTTTCCATTTACCTGAGCTTTTGGGTTTGACATAATGCACCTAGCCATAAAGTTGGCAACCCCATCCACCACGTGCTCCTCACTAACAACTacatatttttcattatcaatTCCACTCCATTCCTCAACATTGCTTGGGACCATTTCATCTGTGACCCATACCCACCAACTGGGTTCTTCACCGTCAACTTTGATTAAAATTTCAGCTGAGCGCATATCAGCATCTAATCAAAGAACAAACCCAAGAAACCAGTGAAAGATCAAAATTGTGTTACTTATGGTATAGATAGGATGTGGCATTGAAGTTTTCAAACCcatgaaataaactaaaaaaccTGTGGCCTCCTTGAAAGGAAACTCATAGCTAATTCCATTGACCGATGCTTGCTGAAGGGATTTGAGGCGAGCCAAGAAGTGTTCAGAATCCACAGTTGCTACAAGCCGAGCATACAACTGCAATTGGAAATTGAACACCGCACATCAATTAAAAATTGAATCTATCATGAGTGACCAATTTAATTACTTttcaatataaagatattttaattttgaattttgaaattaaaacgaCAACAACCAAGTCTTAGCTCTAGAATTGTGGTGTCGGCTAGATCCTCCTCAATAGACTAATCAGGGTTAACCACAGgaattcttttttgttattcTATTCTAAGTTATACTCTCTATTACCACCTTAATGTATGTGTACTTTTTTTACTGCttataataatgttattttatgtCTTCCTCTACCTTTTCGATCCCTCAACCTAAATCAAATTACTCTTCTTCATTGGTGCATTAATCGCCCTCCTCCTCTATGACCAAAACCATCGTAAGCGACTCTTTCTCATCTATTCATCAATAGGGGCCACCCCTATATTTATGCAAATTTCCTCATTTCGAATCTTatttttccttgaatttctACCTATCCATCTTAACAGTCTCATTTCAACTACACTCATTTTGATGGATATGTTGCTTCTTAACAGCCAAAACAAAATAGCATAGCTAGTCTTACAgcaaactaattaaattttcccTCTAACTTAGTAGGCTTGAAATGATAAAGCCCAAAAATAAAACAGAGGTAGGAAGCAAAATAAGACAATGAATTTGGTAAGTCTTTAATGAACAAAGCCAAAGACAACTAACTACATTATTGGACCTTGGAAAAAGGCAAGTAAAGGGTATGTGAAGGAGAAGGAACCTAATTTCGTAATCAAATTATCAACTTGCTCCAATTCCATGAAAACCCACAAGAGGAATTccacaaaaataaattcaacatCAAATTACacacaaaatatatacatacaattacaatacaagtaaagaaatcaatGAAGCTCGAAAAGAACAAAGACGTACATCTGGAGGGCAGTCATGTGATAAAGAAGGGGATTCAGAGAGGTTCTGAAGGAGCTTGAGATTCTGCTCCAGCAAGTTCTTGAGACGCCGATTCTCCGATCGCAGAGATTCCAATTCTTCGTCTGGAATTGCGGTGTTCTGTTGGTGATCGTGATCGTGATCGTGGTCgtggtgttggtggtggtgggttttttccAAGGCCATCCAGGCCACGTCGGCAACCTCAATGACCGTCTTGGCCACCTCTACTGCGCCGTGGGCTCTCATGGTTGGGTTGTGAGCGAAACCTTGGAACCTTAATCTAATCTATCGGTGTTGGCAAGGCAAAGTCAGATTGGTGAGGTTGTCGTTTGCGTGTTGCTAATGGTAATGGTAATGGACTCTGTTTCTTTTTCACAAAAAACGAGGTGGGTATTTGTATTTGACAacaggattaaaaaaaataaaaaattcaaacgcCCACGTTTTGTTGTTCTTGATGTCCTgtactttatatatattcactccgattgtttcaatgaaaaatttggtgtaaaaagagtttttcttgtttttcagtatttggtagcataaaaaaaagagtggtcaaaataaaaaatatggcttatttttagagattattttctattaaatttttttggaaaacaattctatctcacagcaaactaaataagggaagttaggagtTTGTTTTCAACTCCTTTAAAGTCactaacaaatattaaaaaatgagatagttttatagaaaatactttttaaaaaataacttattttttagaaaatatcattattgaaacaaacggagcgatatatatttaaaaaaaaatacatttcttTTAAAGGTTGGATTGGAGGAACTATTTTATAAGGTTTTTacgagaaattaaaaaaaaaaaaaggagtgactaccttttttttttattgttttttaattttttttaaaaagtttctaaaatagatgattatatatatatatatatatgtgtgtgtgtgtgtgtgtgtgtgtaagtgcacaattgtacccggaccaaAAAACGAATGTTaggcttaggcccaatgagccttatacaatataatttgtagagtatgtGTTTGAaatctgaaggaaaaattctggttttgcatctcatgcaaaacccacagcggaagcaacgaactagggtctatttcattcatgattgataacgtgcacaatgccaataagacactagctccaatgggccttgggcttttccgtcaactcttgacaagtccaaagttaccattaattatatttaataccactatataaatataattgcactctaggccttattaataaattatatcccaagactttattatacacgtaaccccttcataaaatattcgtagtaacacaaagtcataaatgtagactgccactttgtaaattactacattttatccttgagtacccggtttaattctttaaaattattcattatatatttatgaaatccaatttcataaatatatactttagtaatttcttactaaagtggttaggtctaattctctaaataactgaaaccattaaacttatctcaagggaatattttatatctctatcaagagactatgaattccatcttgagaatatatgttccatcaatactaaatgtggctgtccaacatactgaggttttgaccgtcacttcagatctcactcatgatatatcaaagcaacctacacttcatgatcatgtccattattctctcaggattaagagttcatgcaaatagaagtcgtgagatttattattcatttgacagtcgttaggagaataataaatctcacagcaatcctgttcaatatgttttaactcttaaaacatatcaacatatcaactagaagtttccacttccatgatcaagacaaatcatcttagttgacatgttatagtcttcgcagatgaaatgcccaatttcatcaccgactacgaactataaattttgagtttacaaagaacttgtgatttacatcttctgtgacttttcacataaatcacatacaatgcatctcatggactatatgataatgtcccatattcatgttaccattattttagataataataaaataactttatcaaacacaatattaagtcatacatcatgtcatacataatgtcatacataatatcatacatagcatcatacaataagatttaagggcacaaatcctaacaaaatctaggttcgggatgttggaggTTTGATTAGCAAGCTAGAATGTTacaatctgtgcaaatgatgaacgaatatgacaaatagatctcctcggacgtaagccgatgacgatttgtataaatactctctttctatgccaaagtttacaattcttagttctctttttagtttaggagctgatccctttttctttcctttctcgtctccttatatacttcttccaCTTTAATGTTCAttcacgtgtcatacaaatctttcccttagatacttgtcccatccaccaccttcttgaagtctttaaataataacaGGAAGGTTCAATtctattgttcagaggtcatttccccattaatgcggccagggaggtagatgtagggtctttaatatggaggtagcagccttttccctagatatttctatcacatccttgcatctagagggtgcttggatcaccctcttacccatcagtttttccagaattctgcctttaaccttcttAACGAGTCTCAGGGTCATTGCCGGGCTAGTCCgcggagacattcctcctcggataactcctcggacctttatAGTGCatactgacttgtgggcctggaggccttaatcaaaaacaaactgatacccgtcaataaagcccaaagcccaaatgtttattcggaaattttaccccccacaatagcccctcaaaactttatttttccctcccatccgaggggaaagatagagttttgaaccaaacagTACATATTCCACACGCTCTATAGACCACCACACGTGTGGGGGTTCTTTTGTTCTCTGAAAATGCCTTCTGACGCTTCAAACCCCGGAATGCGCGCATTTgtgaccgcaagttacatcttgttccccacgttcaacggtgagatgcgGATTCAACGCTTCAGGTTGCCTCTcgaaaatttgagcgggacaaatttaattttgagGCTGCCTCCCGCACGTCCAAACGCTTGGAAACCCGCACCTTCATTCATTTGTTCAGAATTCAATCATATCAAAGTATCCATCattaccttttctctccagaaactcGTGAAGACTCGCAAAACCAACTCCAGTAAGTGTTTGCTTTTCTTTACTCATTCATTCTCGGTTTCTATCCTCGGCTCCCATCTAAActccattttcttcttcaaaactCTCTCTATTACTTCccccaaatgggtagatttaagtgtctagttgattctgacgccggtatggaagggtttagggccaagtaccatatTCCCAACGACATAGGCTTGAGGTATTGTCTAGTAGAAGCCGTAGGTAGTGACAAGAGAGACGGAGAAGTCATCATTCcaatgatcgccttcatagaaggtggaatGACTCTCCCTATGAGAAATGTGACCAGCGAATACTTttgcaaccataggttatgcccagaccagtgTGCACCAaacgtatttagggtcttaggtagtgtagacgctctaaacgagcaaatgggtctaaacctcacatggcatgaTGTTGCCTTTATGTACaaatgccacaaactcaaaaacGTGGGGTATTACATTAAATCGCGGTCCAGTATAGtcaggctaatctcctgtctgcctaaatcc
This genomic interval carries:
- the LOC142619428 gene encoding uncharacterized protein LOC142619428, coding for MRAHGAVEVAKTVIEVADVAWMALEKTHHHQHHDHDHDHDHQQNTAIPDEELESLRSENRRLKNLLEQNLKLLQNLSESPSLSHDCPPDLYARLVATVDSEHFLARLKSLQQASVNGISYEFPFKEATDADMRSAEILIKVDGEEPSWWVWVTDEMVPSNVEEWSGIDNEKYVVVSEEHVVDGVANFMARCIMSNPKAQNLTPEELQKTVAKAVGGVSKLEKVLGIWHAGTLFYTLSTWGLALAGLYRTRAVLKLAALGVHTTSKVVMRAL